From the genome of Impatiens glandulifera chromosome 9, dImpGla2.1, whole genome shotgun sequence, one region includes:
- the LOC124914184 gene encoding probable glycosyltransferase At5g03795 — protein MSAVKFPQLPTSGVLSLRGSLLAIALLTLVSFTYLSLRSLTPPLYTSQSPSGTLIASDPKVADSEQLSDVYHSPEVFRLNYAEMEKRFKVYIYTDGDPKTFYQTPRKLTGKYASEGYFFQNIRESSFRTQDPDQADLFFIPISCHKMRGKGTSYENMTIIVQTYVESLISKYPYWNRTLGADHFFVTCHDVGVRATEGLPLLVKNAIRVVCSPSYDVGYIPHKDIALPQVLQPFALPAGGNDTENRTSLGFWAGHRNSRIRVILARVWENDTELDISNNRINRATGHLVYQKRFYRTKFCICPGGSQVNSARITDSIHYGCIPVILSNYYDLPFNDILDWRKFAVVLKESDVYQLKQILKNIPYENFVILHNNLVKIQKHYQWNTPPVKYDAFHMVMYDLWIRHHVIKY, from the exons ATGTCGGCGGTGAAATTCCCCCAACTTCCGACATCAGGTGTCCTGTCTCTTCGAGGGTCTCTTCTCGCTATCGCTCTCCTAACCCTAGTTTCATTCACGTACCTTTCCCTTAGATCCCTTACTCCTCCGCTCTACACTTCACAATCTCCTTCAGGAACACTCATTGCGTCCGACCCTAAG GTTGCTGATTCGGAACAATTATCGGACGTTTATCATTCGCCGGAGGTATTCAGACTCAATTATGCTGAAATGGAGAAGAGATTCAAGGTCTATATATACACTGATGGAGATCCAAAGACATTTTATCAGACCCCTAGGAAGCTTACTGGTAAATATGCTAGTGAAGGCTACTTCTTTCAGAACATTCGAGAATCTAGTTTTCGAACTCAAGATCCAGATCAGGCTGATCTCTTCTTTATTCCCATATCCTGTCACAAAATGAGAGGAAAG GGAACATCTTATGAGAACATGACTATAATTGTTCAAACTTATGTGGAGAGTTTGATATCAAAATATCCATATTGGAACAGAACCCTTGGTGCAGATCATTTCTTTGTGACTTGTCATGATGTTGGTGTTAGAGCAACTGAAGGATTGCCACTTCTTGTGAAAAATGCAATTCGAGTGGTGTGCTCGCCAAGCTATGATGTAGGATACATTCCACACAAGGATATTGCTCTACCTCAAGTCTTGCAGCCATTTGCTCTTCCAGCTGGAGGAAATGATACTGAAAACAG GACATCTTTGGGTTTTTGGGCCGGGCATAGAAATTCTAGGATTAGAGTCATATTAGCACGTGTATGGGAAAACGATACAGAACTGGATATATCGAATAACAGAATAAACAGGGCTACAGGGCATCTTGTGTACCAAAAGAGATTTTACAGGACAAAATTTTGCATATGCCCTGGTGGTTCTCAGGTCAATAGTGCTCGCATTACTGATTCAATCCACTATGGTTGTATCCCTG TAATATTGTCCAACTACTATGACCTGCCATTCAATGACATACTTGACTGGCGAAAGTTTGCTGTTGTGCTAAAGGAAAGTGATGTATATCAGCTGAAGCAGATTCTAAAGAACATACCATATGAAAACTTTGTTATCTTGCACAATAATCTCGTCAAG ATTCAGAAACATTACCAATGGAATACACCTCCTGTGAAATACGATGCATTCCATATGGTTATGTATGACCTCTGGATTCGACATCATGTCATCAAATACTGA